One window from the genome of Moorena sp. SIOASIH encodes:
- a CDS encoding SulP family inorganic anion transporter: protein MQLTNQIHFRNIRGDIFGGLTAAVIALPMALTFGVASGAGAEAGLWGAVLIGFFAAVFGGTPTLISEPTGPMTVVMTAVIANLTAANPENGMGMAMAFTVVMLAGIFQILFGFLRLGKYITLMPYTVISGFMSGIGIILIILQTAPFLGQGSPKGGVIGTVTNLPTLIANINPIETILAVLTVAILVLMPRKWKRILPPQLVALILGTVLSLVFFSGVDIRRIGEIAVGLPSLRLPVFTTQQLQLMVVDALVLATLGCIDALLTSLVADSLTRTEHDSNKELMGQGLGNLVSGLFGGIPGAGATMGTVVNIQAGGRSALSGIARALALLVVVLWAAPLTKSIPLAVLAGIALKVGIDIIDWGFLKRAHKISWKASLIMYGVILLTVFVDLIVAVGVGVFVANILTIERLSAHRADSVKAITYDDEEIQLSQEEKVLLDQGDGRIVLFHLSGPMIFGVAKAISRQHNAIEGFDVLILDFSDVPILGVTATLALENAIQEALDKGREVFIVGATGKTRKRLQSLDIWQQIPPENIELTRLEALRLSRTMVSNYQNYAPSQAKANFDLSADI, encoded by the coding sequence GACTAACCGCCGCCGTGATCGCCCTCCCCATGGCTCTTACCTTCGGTGTCGCCTCCGGTGCTGGGGCAGAAGCTGGTTTGTGGGGTGCTGTATTAATTGGCTTTTTTGCTGCGGTATTTGGGGGTACTCCCACCCTAATTTCTGAACCTACTGGCCCCATGACCGTGGTGATGACAGCGGTAATTGCTAACCTTACGGCTGCTAATCCAGAAAACGGTATGGGTATGGCTATGGCTTTTACCGTGGTCATGTTAGCCGGAATTTTTCAAATTCTGTTTGGTTTTCTGCGCCTAGGCAAATACATTACTTTGATGCCCTACACCGTCATTTCCGGTTTTATGTCGGGTATTGGAATCATACTAATTATTTTACAAACTGCTCCTTTCTTGGGTCAAGGTAGCCCTAAGGGTGGCGTCATTGGCACAGTTACTAATTTGCCCACACTGATAGCAAACATCAACCCGATTGAAACTATTTTAGCTGTTTTGACGGTAGCAATTCTTGTTTTGATGCCCCGCAAATGGAAACGCATCTTACCCCCCCAGTTGGTAGCATTAATTCTGGGAACAGTTTTGTCTTTGGTGTTTTTCTCTGGGGTAGATATTCGCCGTATTGGGGAAATTGCTGTTGGTTTGCCTAGTTTGCGTCTACCAGTGTTTACCACTCAACAGTTACAATTAATGGTGGTTGATGCTTTGGTGCTAGCTACACTGGGCTGCATTGATGCATTACTAACTTCCCTGGTTGCTGATAGTTTAACCCGCACCGAACATGATTCTAACAAAGAGTTGATGGGTCAGGGTTTAGGTAACTTAGTATCCGGTTTATTTGGCGGTATTCCTGGGGCTGGCGCAACCATGGGAACTGTGGTTAATATCCAAGCCGGGGGTAGGAGTGCCCTTTCTGGAATCGCCCGTGCTTTAGCATTACTAGTAGTTGTGCTTTGGGCTGCCCCCCTCACCAAAAGTATTCCCCTTGCTGTTTTAGCTGGTATCGCCCTCAAGGTAGGTATTGATATTATTGACTGGGGTTTCCTCAAGCGTGCCCATAAAATTTCTTGGAAAGCATCCCTGATTATGTACGGGGTGATTTTACTGACTGTTTTTGTTGACTTGATTGTGGCCGTGGGAGTGGGAGTATTTGTTGCCAATATCCTCACCATTGAGCGTCTTAGTGCTCATAGAGCAGACAGTGTTAAGGCGATTACCTATGACGATGAAGAAATTCAGCTTTCCCAGGAAGAAAAAGTACTATTGGATCAAGGTGACGGTCGTATTGTACTGTTTCATCTCAGTGGACCGATGATTTTTGGGGTTGCCAAGGCAATTTCCCGTCAACACAATGCCATTGAAGGTTTTGATGTGCTGATTCTGGATTTCAGTGATGTACCTATTTTAGGTGTTACCGCTACCCTCGCTTTGGAAAATGCTATTCAAGAAGCCTTAGATAAAGGTCGTGAAGTATTTATTGTAGGCGCAACAGGCAAAACCAGAAAGCGCTTACAAAGCTTGGATATCTGGCAGCAGATTCCACCCGAAAACATAGAATTGACTCGTTTAGAAGCACTGCGGTTGTCTCGTACCATGGTGAGTAACTATCAAAATTATGCACCAAGTCAGGCAAAAGCTAATTTTGATTTGTCAGCTGATATATAA
- a CDS encoding AAA-like domain-containing protein has translation MIAQVFDEFYPSRPVLSVVSGVDSESELAWIQAKESADQVVFKNTGKHLSDIETTVLQGSWEGKTYDQIANMYGYSAEYLNKDIGNKLWNKLSEALGERVTKKSFKQALKRAWKKCQGTSVGTNGEQPPSEPLTKLPFPSGWVALDSPLYVERDSIESLGYDTVIMPGSLIQIKAPKLMGKTSLMMRILAHAQSQDFQTVYLDLSSVDRAILTDLDKFLRWLCLKVGRQLKLDNQLNDYWDTEILGSNDNCTVYFEEYLLAEIDCPLVLALDEVDRVFPYAEVIEDFLGMLRSWHEKAKISDIWKQLRLVIAHSTEVYIPLDLNQSPFNAGIPVELREFDQQQVKNLAQLHGLNWENAQIEKLMTMVSGHPYLVRLAMYEIGSGKVTFQQLWQDAPTEAGIYSNHLRRHLETLQQLPELLQALKKVVTSSEPVELNPIEIYKLHSMGLVERQGNYVVPRCNLYREYFYQVLAFR, from the coding sequence ATGATTGCTCAAGTATTTGATGAGTTTTACCCTTCCCGTCCAGTTCTGAGTGTAGTCTCTGGAGTAGACTCAGAATCAGAGTTAGCTTGGATACAAGCAAAAGAGTCTGCTGATCAAGTTGTCTTCAAAAATACAGGCAAACATCTCAGTGACATTGAAACCACAGTACTTCAGGGTTCTTGGGAAGGGAAAACCTATGATCAGATCGCCAATATGTATGGCTACAGTGCTGAGTATCTTAACAAAGATATCGGCAACAAATTATGGAATAAGCTCTCAGAAGCATTAGGAGAAAGGGTTACCAAAAAGAGTTTCAAACAAGCACTGAAAAGAGCATGGAAAAAGTGTCAAGGTACATCAGTGGGCACCAATGGAGAGCAGCCACCATCTGAGCCGCTAACAAAGCTACCATTTCCGTCGGGTTGGGTGGCGCTGGATTCACCTCTTTATGTGGAGCGAGACAGCATCGAATCTCTCGGTTACGATACGGTGATTATGCCTGGTTCCCTGATTCAGATTAAAGCACCAAAGCTAATGGGAAAAACCTCCTTAATGATGAGGATTCTAGCTCATGCTCAATCCCAGGATTTTCAAACAGTGTATTTAGATTTGAGCAGTGTAGACCGAGCCATTTTAACGGATTTAGATAAATTCCTACGCTGGCTCTGTTTGAAAGTTGGTCGGCAATTAAAGTTAGACAATCAGTTAAATGATTATTGGGATACAGAGATTTTGGGGAGTAACGATAACTGCACAGTCTATTTTGAAGAGTATTTACTGGCAGAAATAGATTGTCCCCTAGTCTTAGCATTGGATGAAGTCGATCGAGTTTTCCCCTACGCCGAAGTAATAGAAGACTTTTTAGGGATGCTGCGCAGCTGGCATGAAAAAGCCAAGATTTCAGATATCTGGAAGCAACTGCGGCTAGTGATAGCACATTCTACAGAAGTTTATATTCCCTTAGACTTAAATCAATCTCCCTTTAACGCCGGAATTCCAGTAGAGTTGCGAGAGTTTGACCAACAGCAGGTAAAAAATTTGGCTCAGCTCCATGGACTAAATTGGGAGAATGCCCAGATAGAGAAATTAATGACAATGGTATCTGGTCATCCCTATCTGGTGCGGTTGGCGATGTATGAAATTGGCTCTGGCAAGGTAACATTCCAGCAGTTGTGGCAAGATGCACCAACAGAAGCAGGTATTTATAGCAACCATTTGCGGCGACATTTAGAAACACTCCAACAATTACCAGAGTTGCTTCAGGCCCTCAAGAAAGTTGTCACGTCATCCGAGCCAGTGGAACTGAATCCGATCGAGATTTACAAACTACACAGTATGGGGTTGGTAGAGCGACAGGGTAACTATGTTGTCCCTCGCTGCAATTTGTACCGGGAATATTTCTACCAAGTTTTAGCTTTTAGGTAA
- a CDS encoding WD40 repeat domain-containing protein: MPAAQKLQALAESGSVKENTRLQVRSALQQAIYGIRERNQIEGHRFGVRDVKYSPDGKLLASASEDRTVKLWNVETGTLLQTLEGHRGRLWSVNFSPDGRLLASSSEDGTVRIWRVADGSEVQILEGHSNWVRSVSFSPDGQTLASGSSDKTVKLWKVADGTEVQTLEEHRNAVTSVSFSPDGKTLASASWDDTVKLWNLEDGKLIHTLKGHRSSVRSVSFSPDGTTLASTSEDNTIKLWSVANGTLLQTLEGHRSPVWSVSFNPNGRILASAGSDNTLTLPALEGRGFLIQRDDLFNQAGARKNRGLLSPSVFGL; this comes from the coding sequence TTGCCAGCAGCACAAAAACTGCAAGCCTTAGCAGAGTCTGGCTCAGTCAAAGAGAATACGCGCTTACAGGTCAGGTCTGCACTACAACAGGCTATTTATGGCATTAGAGAGCGCAATCAGATCGAAGGACATCGTTTTGGTGTCAGAGATGTAAAATATAGCCCTGATGGCAAGCTCCTCGCCTCTGCTAGTGAGGATAGGACGGTGAAGCTCTGGAATGTGGAAACTGGAACCTTGCTGCAAACCCTTGAAGGTCATCGTGGTAGGCTATGGAGCGTCAATTTTAGCCCTGATGGTAGACTCTTAGCCTCTAGCAGTGAGGATGGCACAGTTAGGATTTGGAGGGTAGCAGATGGCAGCGAAGTACAAATCCTAGAAGGTCATAGTAATTGGGTCAGGAGCGTCAGTTTTAGTCCTGATGGTCAGACTTTGGCTTCTGGGAGCTCTGACAAGACAGTGAAACTGTGGAAGGTAGCAGATGGCACCGAAGTGCAAACTCTTGAAGAGCACCGCAACGCTGTTACTAGCGTTAGTTTCAGTCCCGATGGTAAGACCCTAGCCTCCGCCAGTTGGGATGATACTGTGAAACTGTGGAATCTGGAAGATGGTAAATTGATACACACCCTCAAAGGCCATCGCAGTAGTGTTAGGAGTGTTAGTTTTAGTCCAGATGGCACCACCTTAGCTTCTACTAGTGAGGACAACACTATCAAGCTCTGGAGTGTGGCAAATGGCACTCTCTTGCAAACCCTTGAGGGTCATCGCAGTCCTGTCTGGAGTGTTAGTTTCAACCCGAATGGTAGAATCCTGGCTTCGGCTGGTTCCGATAACACATTGACACTCCCCGCCCTGGAAGGACGGGGATTCTTGATTCAACGAGATGACTTGTTCAACCAGGCCGGAGCCAGGAAAAATAGAGGTCTCCTCTCCCCAAGCGTATTTGGTCTATGA
- a CDS encoding WD40 repeat domain-containing protein: protein MEPQTLKGHRSRVWSVSFSPDGQTLASASADSTVKLWALNSTEPQTIEAHGGDVKNVSFSPDGKLLASASSDKTVKLWQVEDGTELQTLKGHGSSVRSVSFSPDGKLLASGSSDKTVKLWQVEDGKLLQTLKGHRSLVRSVSFSPVSLASPEGVGRILASASSDKTVKLWQVEDGTLLQTLDHRLSEANSPLGYLLVTSISFSPNGKTIASASSDGNVRLWNVENGTLVQTLEAHSGWTKSVSFSPNGKSLASGGDDTIVKLWNLETTEAQTLNGHLDNVTSVSFSPDGKILASASNDRTVKLWKVADGTELQTLEGHSGWVTSVSFSPDGKTLASASEDNTLKLWNLDLDLDDLMRLGCDWLTNYLATHPEEEEIRKICHHG from the coding sequence ATCGAACCGCAAACCCTTAAAGGTCATCGCAGCCGAGTCTGGAGTGTTAGTTTTAGTCCAGATGGTCAGACCTTAGCCTCCGCCAGTGCTGATAGCACTGTTAAGCTCTGGGCATTAAACAGCACTGAACCACAAACCATCGAAGCACATGGGGGGGATGTTAAAAATGTCAGTTTCAGTCCCGATGGTAAGTTGCTAGCTTCTGCCAGCTCTGACAAAACTGTGAAGCTGTGGCAGGTAGAAGATGGAACCGAGCTGCAAACACTGAAAGGACATGGCAGTTCGGTCAGAAGCGTCAGTTTCAGTCCCGATGGTAAGCTACTTGCTTCTGGCAGCTCTGACAAAACTGTGAAGCTATGGCAGGTAGAAGATGGTAAACTGCTACAAACCCTGAAAGGACATCGCAGTTTGGTCAGAAGCGTCAGTTTCAGTCCCGTTAGCCTAGCTTCCCCGGAGGGGGTTGGTAGAATTTTAGCTTCTGCCAGCTCTGACAAAACCGTGAAGCTATGGCAGGTAGAAGATGGTACCCTGCTACAAACCCTCGACCATCGCCTTTCAGAAGCTAATTCACCTCTGGGATATCTACTGGTTACCAGCATCAGTTTCAGTCCTAATGGCAAAACCATAGCTTCTGCTAGTTCCGACGGCAATGTCAGGCTTTGGAATGTCGAAAATGGCACTCTAGTGCAAACCCTTGAAGCTCACAGTGGTTGGACTAAAAGTGTAAGTTTTAGTCCCAATGGTAAGAGTTTGGCTTCCGGTGGTGATGATACTATAGTGAAGCTGTGGAATTTGGAGACCACTGAAGCACAAACCCTCAACGGTCATCTGGATAATGTCACCAGCGTAAGTTTCAGCCCTGATGGCAAGATTCTTGCTTCTGCCAGTAATGACCGCACCGTGAAACTTTGGAAGGTAGCAGATGGAACCGAGCTGCAAACCCTTGAAGGTCATAGCGGTTGGGTCACCAGCGTTAGTTTCAGCCCCGATGGCAAGACCTTAGCTTCTGCCAGTGAGGATAACACTCTCAAACTATGGAATTTGGATCTAGACCTAGATGATTTAATGAGGCTGGGTTGCGACTGGCTCACAAATTACCTTGCTACTCATCCAGAAGAAGAAGAAATACGTAAGATTTGCCACCATGGTTGA
- a CDS encoding sigma-70 family RNA polymerase sigma factor: protein MSALLAINWVLTLLNPLQVQYLKGYYDKLLWGCKLLHRCDSDDILSQVWEKAAEVERLERPIENPEAWAKKVGERIIFQHKRRELSEKKFIQKLEPMIQSQIFASPRDDLYCDGTLGEMLTLALKELKQTKPDFYQLVVMRFFDELSWEQISSELYPDTAITKKTINRVRQRGNRALKKLREIFFLNLETL from the coding sequence ATGAGTGCTTTACTAGCAATAAACTGGGTATTAACGCTCCTTAATCCTCTACAAGTTCAGTATCTCAAAGGGTACTATGACAAGCTCTTGTGGGGGTGCAAATTGCTGCATCGGTGTGACTCGGACGACATCCTCAGCCAGGTATGGGAGAAGGCAGCGGAAGTCGAGCGCTTAGAACGCCCGATTGAAAACCCCGAGGCGTGGGCGAAGAAAGTTGGGGAGCGCATTATTTTCCAACACAAAAGGAGGGAACTATCGGAAAAAAAGTTTATCCAGAAACTTGAGCCGATGATCCAAAGCCAAATTTTTGCTAGCCCAAGAGACGACCTTTACTGTGATGGCACACTAGGAGAGATGCTAACTTTAGCCCTCAAGGAACTCAAGCAAACCAAGCCGGACTTTTACCAACTAGTGGTCATGCGCTTCTTTGATGAGCTGAGCTGGGAGCAGATATCGTCAGAGTTGTACCCAGACACTGCCATTACCAAAAAAACTATTAACAGGGTGCGTCAGAGGGGAAATCGCGCTTTGAAAAAACTGAGGGAAATTTTCTTTCTTAACCTTGAGACGTTATAA
- a CDS encoding transposase yields the protein MHKTIPVKANFSDEEKVFWEFQCRQANSLFNCAIYYAKQKHYQWLEEQEAYTTYWRGDELRTGWKTYKCGTKYPELDKALKMSPHYKGMAAQSAQQTLKTVGEAITSYNQLVGLYYKGQVDRPRLPRYRKKGGLAAVTFPRQALTYKEGLFYPSVSKESKPELLTKIALYPPDFLDSDWVKEVTIRPYYGQLWIDWVIEDGKEQVKENPTLDYSQAMGIDHGGDNWLTCVSTLGKSFIIDGRKLKSMNQGYCRLVAKYKQGKPHFYWDSNLERVQRRRNNQMRDAINKTARFIINRCLADGIGNIVIGWNEGQKQRSNMGRSGNQKFVAIPTKRLIERLKQLCLEYGVKLTITEEAYTSKASFLDGDSLPKIGEKPKSWIPSGFRVRRGLYKTSKGNLINADCNGAANIIRKVTTQLGINLAKVGRGILTVPHRYDIFNSMNKSYRRRSGAGWVHPPA from the coding sequence ATGCATAAGACAATACCAGTAAAAGCTAACTTTTCAGACGAAGAAAAAGTTTTCTGGGAATTTCAATGTAGACAAGCCAATAGTTTGTTTAATTGCGCCATATATTACGCAAAACAGAAACATTATCAATGGTTAGAAGAACAAGAAGCTTATACTACTTACTGGCGTGGCGATGAATTAAGAACTGGATGGAAAACGTATAAGTGCGGTACTAAATATCCTGAGTTGGATAAAGCATTGAAAATGAGTCCGCACTACAAAGGAATGGCGGCTCAGTCTGCTCAACAGACTTTAAAAACTGTAGGGGAAGCAATCACTAGTTACAATCAACTTGTTGGACTCTATTACAAAGGTCAAGTAGATAGACCTAGGCTCCCTAGGTATAGAAAGAAAGGTGGTTTGGCTGCTGTTACTTTTCCACGACAGGCTTTAACTTACAAAGAAGGATTGTTTTACCCTTCGGTTAGTAAAGAAAGCAAACCTGAATTGCTGACTAAAATTGCCTTATATCCGCCTGATTTTCTAGACTCAGATTGGGTTAAAGAGGTAACCATTAGACCTTACTACGGGCAACTTTGGATTGACTGGGTCATTGAGGACGGAAAAGAGCAAGTCAAAGAAAATCCAACTTTAGATTATTCCCAAGCCATGGGTATAGACCATGGTGGAGATAACTGGTTAACCTGCGTTTCGACCTTGGGGAAAAGCTTTATTATTGACGGTCGAAAGCTAAAGTCTATGAATCAAGGGTATTGTCGCCTAGTAGCTAAGTACAAACAGGGAAAACCTCACTTTTACTGGGATTCAAACCTTGAACGGGTTCAGAGAAGACGCAACAACCAGATGAGAGATGCCATTAATAAGACGGCTCGATTTATCATTAATCGCTGTCTCGCTGATGGTATAGGAAACATAGTAATAGGTTGGAATGAAGGACAAAAGCAGCGTTCCAATATGGGGAGAAGTGGCAACCAGAAATTTGTGGCAATTCCTACAAAAAGATTAATTGAAAGACTTAAACAACTTTGCCTTGAATATGGGGTAAAATTAACAATTACTGAGGAAGCTTATACAAGTAAGGCATCTTTCTTGGATGGAGATTCATTGCCAAAAATAGGTGAAAAACCCAAAAGCTGGATCCCATCAGGTTTTCGGGTTAGACGTGGCCTTTATAAGACATCAAAAGGAAACCTAATAAATGCGGATTGTAATGGTGCCGCCAATATTATTAGGAAAGTAACCACACAGCTAGGAATCAACCTAGCCAAGGTGGGTAGAGGGATTTTGACAGTCCCACATCGGTATGACATTTTCAACTCCATGAATAAATCATACCGAAGAAGGAGTGGAGCAGGATGGGTTCACCCTCCTGCGTAA
- a CDS encoding roadblock/LC7 domain-containing protein, producing the protein MDIKKIQDTLTEFTNNATGIQGVVLVYEDGELITKPPIGDWDESKPNIIAGITHDFSQRICKRLNWNNTKEIYVETEDGYIMLLVCAPSIFLLVKASTNTNRGLLKGEIALILAKLQTYINPNSSINNGETITDNEDNDDDDDQGLFGR; encoded by the coding sequence ATGGATATTAAAAAAATCCAAGACACTCTAACAGAATTCACTAACAATGCAACTGGCATTCAAGGAGTTGTCCTTGTTTACGAAGACGGGGAGCTGATCACCAAACCTCCCATCGGAGATTGGGACGAGAGCAAGCCTAATATCATAGCTGGGATAACACATGACTTCAGCCAACGCATTTGTAAGCGATTGAACTGGAACAACACTAAAGAGATTTATGTTGAAACCGAAGACGGCTATATCATGCTATTAGTATGTGCTCCGAGCATTTTCTTGTTAGTCAAAGCCAGTACCAATACAAACCGAGGGCTTTTAAAGGGTGAAATCGCGCTAATTTTGGCAAAGCTTCAGACTTATATCAATCCTAACTCCTCTATTAATAATGGAGAAACAATAACTGATAACGAAGATAACGATGACGACGATGACCAGGGATTATTTGGTAGATAA
- a CDS encoding ammonium transporter, with amino-acid sequence MLTIKKLKIQKKWRLPSWKFCLPLIATILLLWAQAALGENNYNDSGEQLDTMNNTIWVLLAAFLVFFMNAGFGMLEAGFCRYKNAANILTKNLLVFSIATLAFWVLGFTLMMDDSFLGVIGGLKGLLLNEQGFFQYKTKITIPLKAAFFFQLVFAGTAATIVSGAVAERIKLKAFLWFSFFLVALSYPITGHWVWAPNGWLKQLGFVDFAGSTVVHAVGGMAALVGAWLLGPRKYRQQDGQIVSRYKDDGTKEPIFPHNLSMATLGCFILWLGWFGFNGGSLLKVDHEQISHILLTTNIAAATAGLTAAFTTSRLKYFNNKPELSMIINGVLGGLVSITASSAYVELWAALVIGMVAGRLVVLLVYLFNLWKIDDPVGAISVHLGCGIWGTLAVGLFSNKDRLCTDNDIKIETLIGICGTKFDGIPFQLVAQLIGIVAVLGFTFLFSWVTWSILKARIGIRVSDEDELKGLDRQLHGVDAYQGFEKRKV; translated from the coding sequence ATGCTGACTATAAAAAAGTTAAAAATCCAAAAAAAATGGCGGTTGCCAAGTTGGAAATTCTGCTTGCCGTTAATAGCCACAATCTTACTATTGTGGGCTCAAGCTGCCCTTGGCGAAAATAATTATAACGATTCAGGTGAGCAATTAGACACCATGAATAATACTATCTGGGTGTTACTTGCCGCTTTTCTGGTGTTTTTTATGAATGCTGGTTTTGGCATGTTGGAAGCTGGCTTTTGCCGTTATAAGAATGCTGCTAATATCTTGACCAAAAATTTGTTAGTATTCTCTATTGCTACACTAGCATTCTGGGTCTTGGGGTTTACCCTAATGATGGATGACTCTTTCTTAGGTGTTATCGGAGGGCTAAAAGGACTATTGTTGAATGAACAGGGATTCTTTCAATATAAGACAAAAATAACGATTCCTCTTAAAGCAGCATTTTTTTTTCAATTAGTTTTTGCTGGAACCGCCGCGACGATTGTATCTGGAGCGGTTGCGGAGAGAATTAAGTTAAAAGCATTTTTATGGTTTAGCTTTTTCCTGGTCGCTCTTTCTTATCCCATCACTGGACACTGGGTTTGGGCACCTAACGGTTGGCTCAAACAGCTAGGTTTCGTGGATTTTGCTGGTTCAACCGTAGTTCATGCAGTTGGTGGTATGGCAGCTCTAGTGGGTGCTTGGCTATTGGGACCACGTAAATACCGACAACAGGACGGTCAAATCGTTTCCCGCTATAAAGACGATGGTACTAAGGAACCTATATTTCCCCATAATCTCAGCATGGCTACTCTAGGTTGCTTTATCCTTTGGCTGGGCTGGTTTGGCTTCAATGGAGGTTCACTGCTAAAAGTTGACCATGAACAAATAAGTCACATTCTGCTAACAACCAACATTGCTGCAGCAACTGCTGGTCTGACAGCGGCTTTTACAACCTCAAGGCTAAAGTACTTTAATAACAAACCAGAACTGTCTATGATCATCAATGGAGTCTTAGGAGGTTTGGTTAGTATTACCGCATCCAGTGCCTATGTCGAACTATGGGCTGCTCTTGTCATTGGTATGGTAGCTGGAAGGTTAGTTGTTTTATTAGTTTACCTCTTCAACCTGTGGAAAATTGACGACCCAGTGGGTGCAATATCAGTTCACTTAGGTTGTGGCATCTGGGGAACACTGGCAGTGGGCTTGTTTAGTAACAAGGATAGATTGTGTACGGATAATGACATAAAAATAGAAACATTGATAGGAATTTGTGGTACAAAATTTGATGGGATTCCATTCCAATTAGTAGCTCAATTGATTGGTATCGTTGCTGTTCTAGGGTTCACCTTTCTTTTTAGTTGGGTCACTTGGTCAATACTTAAAGCGCGAATAGGCATTAGAGTTTCGGACGAGGATGAGCTCAAGGGTTTAGATCGGCAACTGCATGGTGTAGATGCTTACCAGGGTTTTGAAAAAAGAAAAGTTTAG